From the genome of Alphaproteobacteria bacterium, one region includes:
- a CDS encoding cold-shock protein — protein sequence MTQGTVKWFDSVKGYGFIQPDDGSKDAFVHISAVERAGLSGLSEGQVVKYELQPGKNGKSSAENLTLVK from the coding sequence ATGACCCAAGGTACCGTGAAGTGGTTCGATTCCGTCAAAGGTTATGGCTTTATCCAGCCCGATGATGGTTCGAAGGACGCTTTCGTGCACATCTCCGCCGTTGAGCGCGCCGGTCTTTCCGGCCTGAGCGAAGGCCAGGTCGTGAAGTACGAGCTGCAACCGGGCAAGAACGGCAAGTCCTCTGCCGAGAATCTGACCCTGGTGAAGTAA
- a CDS encoding TauD/TfdA family dioxygenase codes for MPAPFDHPIIEPAAWTAADLAANRRWEITLAAAEVSDLEQACTGARALPLERITTANFPLPHCQRTIARIREELRSGRGIALLHGFPVEGRDLGDIERMYWGFCAHLGTGLTQNGDGNLIHYVTEGRLRPNQGTRGVGNPGKVSLHVDLADVVSLLCVRQPEDSPPSRLASSLTVHNLVRERAPHLLPRLYAGFPWDRQNEHDPAETPTTGYRVPVFSTADGTVSCRYNRNWMTKAADRAGGFSAEETELLDLFDALAAECMFEFPFNPGDIQFANNYTTLHGRAPHAPAQSEDTTRLLMRIWTNIEDFRPFADEAIVRNGIIRHGRLGWTAAQLAAGLEGKTHARRTPDLAPA; via the coding sequence ATGCCTGCCCCGTTCGACCACCCCATCATCGAGCCCGCCGCCTGGACCGCCGCGGACCTGGCGGCCAACCGGCGTTGGGAGATCACCCTGGCCGCGGCCGAAGTCTCCGACCTTGAACAGGCCTGCACCGGCGCCAGGGCCCTGCCGCTGGAACGGATCACCACCGCGAACTTTCCCCTGCCCCATTGCCAGCGCACCATTGCCCGCATTCGCGAGGAATTGCGCAGCGGCCGCGGCATCGCGCTGCTGCACGGCTTTCCGGTCGAGGGCCGGGACCTCGGCGATATCGAGCGCATGTACTGGGGCTTCTGCGCCCATCTCGGCACCGGGCTGACCCAGAACGGCGACGGCAACCTGATCCACTATGTGACCGAGGGCCGGTTGCGCCCGAACCAGGGCACCCGCGGCGTCGGCAATCCCGGCAAGGTCTCGCTGCACGTGGACCTGGCCGACGTGGTCTCGCTGCTGTGCGTGCGCCAGCCGGAGGACTCGCCGCCCAGCCGCCTCGCCAGTTCGCTCACCGTGCACAACCTCGTGCGCGAGCGCGCGCCGCACCTGCTGCCCCGCCTCTATGCGGGCTTTCCCTGGGACCGCCAGAACGAGCACGACCCCGCCGAAACGCCGACCACCGGCTATCGCGTGCCGGTGTTCAGCACGGCGGACGGCACGGTCTCCTGCCGCTACAACCGCAACTGGATGACCAAGGCCGCCGACCGCGCCGGCGGTTTCAGCGCGGAGGAGACGGAACTGCTCGACCTGTTCGACGCACTGGCGGCGGAGTGCATGTTCGAGTTTCCGTTTAACCCCGGCGACATCCAGTTCGCCAACAACTACACCACCCTGCACGGCCGCGCCCCGCACGCCCCGGCGCAGTCCGAGGACACGACGCGGCTGCTCATGCGCATCTGGACCAATATCGAGGATTTCCGCCCCTTTGCCGACGAGGCCATCGTCCGCAACGGCATCATCCGCCACGGCCGCCTCGGCTGGACGGCGGCGCAGTTGGCGGCGGGGTTGGAGGGCAAGACGCACGCCCGGCGCACGCCGGACCTGGCGCCGGCGTAG
- a CDS encoding alpha/beta hydrolase, producing MTALTHHFTRLSQVTLHHVTCGEPANPAVVLIHGYPQTWYEWRDILPALAEAGFFAIAPDMRGLGDSSKPLSGYDKKTVAADIRELLTGPLGLSRYAVIGHDWGGPTGFALVASAPEAVSHFALLDVVIPGGPVDIAQDGRRWHHAFHHTADLPEFLTAGREREYLKWFFRNFAWRADAIPDAAIDEFARCYSAPGGMRAGFAYYRAAAQDARDNAALFAGGLRLSMPVLALGGEKHEARGRGLEPYECLKPICTTITGEVVADAGHFLVEDQPDYVARRLIRFLREGA from the coding sequence ATGACCGCCCTCACCCACCATTTCACCCGCCTCTCCCAGGTCACGCTGCACCACGTCACCTGCGGCGAGCCCGCAAACCCCGCCGTCGTGCTGATCCACGGCTACCCGCAGACCTGGTACGAGTGGCGCGACATCCTCCCGGCCCTGGCCGAGGCCGGCTTCTTCGCCATCGCGCCCGACATGCGCGGACTCGGCGACAGTTCCAAGCCGCTTTCGGGTTATGATAAGAAGACGGTGGCCGCCGACATCCGCGAATTGCTGACCGGCCCGCTCGGCCTTTCCCGCTATGCCGTCATCGGCCATGACTGGGGTGGGCCGACCGGCTTCGCCCTGGTGGCGTCCGCGCCGGAGGCCGTCTCGCATTTCGCCCTGCTGGACGTGGTCATCCCCGGCGGCCCGGTGGACATCGCCCAGGACGGGCGGCGCTGGCACCACGCCTTCCACCACACCGCGGACCTGCCGGAATTCCTGACGGCGGGGCGCGAGCGCGAATACCTGAAATGGTTCTTCCGCAACTTCGCCTGGCGCGCCGACGCCATCCCAGACGCCGCCATCGACGAGTTCGCCCGCTGCTACAGCGCACCCGGCGGCATGCGCGCCGGCTTCGCCTATTACCGCGCCGCGGCCCAGGATGCGCGGGACAATGCGGCCCTGTTCGCGGGCGGCCTGCGCCTTTCCATGCCGGTGCTCGCCCTTGGCGGCGAGAAGCACGAGGCCCGCGGCCGCGGTCTGGAGCCTTACGAGTGCCTGAAGCCGATCTGCACGACCATCACCGGCGAGGTCGTCGCCGACGCCGGCCATTTCCTGGTGGAGGACCAGCCGGACTATGTCGCCCGCCGCCTGATCCGCTTCTTGAGGGAGGGCGCATAG
- a CDS encoding GMC family oxidoreductase N-terminal domain-containing protein, translated as MSATYDYIVVGSGSAGSVLANRLSASGRYKVLCLEAGTEGSNYFWSRVPIGMAKLIDNPAVNWVYSSEPDAGSGGRRIPVPRGKMLGGSSSINGMVFVRGQPQDYDHWAQLGNRGWSYRDVLPIFKKMETYRGGSDEFRGRSGPLQVTDTPTDISSLHRRMIRAAEAIGIPHSPDYNGGDQEGIGITQVTINKGRRQSTAYCYLDPARGRSNLTIESGAMAERLLLEGKRCVGVRYHVGGQAREARATREVIVSTGSINSPKLLELSGIGQADFLRELGIAPVHDLRGVGENLRDHYSPRVRFAITERGATFNDNGRGWRLWMEAAKYAVTGQGFFAMTAAPIRMYFKTREGLESPDAAIAMTPFLYELDKDGHLIMARQRGVTLNINVLRSESVGSIHVKSADPFEPPAIKFNFMSTDYDRRGTVAAIRKARELFATSPLADVVGEELAPGAHVESDEDLVNWICNYAETTYHPVGTCKMGSDPMAVVDDRLRVHGLEGLRVADASIMPTLTSGNTNAPSIMIGEKCAELVLADAEAGARAAA; from the coding sequence ATGTCCGCCACTTATGACTACATCGTCGTCGGCTCCGGCTCGGCCGGGTCCGTGCTGGCCAACCGGCTGTCCGCCAGCGGCCGGTACAAGGTCCTGTGCCTGGAGGCCGGCACGGAGGGGTCGAACTATTTCTGGTCGCGCGTGCCCATCGGCATGGCCAAGCTGATCGACAATCCGGCGGTGAACTGGGTCTATTCCTCCGAGCCCGACGCCGGCTCCGGCGGCCGGCGCATTCCCGTGCCGCGGGGCAAGATGCTGGGCGGCTCGTCGTCGATCAACGGCATGGTGTTCGTGCGCGGCCAGCCGCAGGATTACGACCACTGGGCCCAGCTCGGCAATCGCGGCTGGAGCTATCGCGACGTGCTGCCGATCTTCAAGAAGATGGAGACCTATCGCGGCGGCTCCGACGAATTCCGCGGCCGCTCCGGCCCGTTGCAGGTCACGGACACGCCCACCGACATCTCGTCCCTGCACCGCCGCATGATCCGGGCGGCCGAGGCGATCGGCATTCCCCATTCGCCCGACTACAATGGCGGCGACCAGGAAGGCATCGGCATCACCCAGGTGACGATCAACAAGGGCCGGCGCCAGTCCACCGCCTATTGCTATCTGGACCCGGCGCGGGGCCGCTCCAACCTCACCATCGAATCCGGCGCCATGGCCGAACGCCTGCTGCTGGAGGGCAAGCGCTGCGTCGGCGTGCGCTATCATGTCGGCGGCCAGGCCCGCGAGGCCCGCGCGACGCGCGAGGTCATCGTCTCCACCGGCTCGATCAACTCGCCCAAACTGCTGGAGCTTTCCGGCATCGGCCAGGCGGATTTCCTGCGCGAACTGGGCATCGCCCCGGTGCACGACCTGCGCGGCGTCGGCGAGAATCTGCGCGACCATTACAGCCCGCGCGTGCGCTTTGCGATCACCGAGAGAGGCGCCACCTTCAACGACAACGGCCGCGGCTGGCGGCTCTGGATGGAGGCGGCGAAATACGCCGTCACCGGCCAGGGCTTCTTCGCCATGACCGCCGCGCCGATCCGCATGTATTTCAAGACGCGCGAGGGGCTGGAAAGCCCCGACGCCGCCATTGCCATGACCCCCTTCCTCTACGAGCTGGACAAGGACGGCCACCTGATCATGGCCAGGCAGCGCGGCGTGACGCTGAACATCAACGTGCTGCGCTCGGAAAGCGTCGGCTCGATCCACGTCAAGTCCGCCGATCCGTTCGAGCCGCCGGCGATCAAGTTCAACTTCATGTCCACCGACTATGACCGCCGCGGCACGGTCGCGGCCATCCGCAAGGCACGCGAGTTGTTCGCCACCTCACCGCTGGCCGACGTGGTCGGCGAGGAACTGGCGCCCGGCGCGCACGTCGAGTCGGACGAGGATCTGGTCAACTGGATCTGCAACTACGCCGAGACCACCTACCACCCGGTCGGCACCTGCAAGATGGGCTCGGACCCGATGGCGGTGGTGGACGACCGGTTGCGCGTCCACGGCCTGGAAGGGCTGCGGGTCGCCGACGCCTCGATCATGCCGACGCTGACCAGCGGCAACACCAACGCCCCCAGCATCATGATCGGCGAGAAATGCGCGGAACTGGTGCTGGCGGACGCCGAGGCCGGCGCCCGCGCCGCCGCCTGA
- a CDS encoding SDR family oxidoreductase has translation MAANRMKDKVAIVTGAAPRGDGLGNGMACALMFAAEGAKVVLVNRKREKAEALAERIKAEGGEAHVIACDVTQEAQVQAMVAETMDRYGRVDVLHNNAGIGGGGPLEKTDLAGWHKVIGLNMTGVMLCCQAAVPAMRAGGRGGSIINVSSIAGATGLLRESGGALSYTATKAGLHGITMSIAADYAKEQIRCNTLVVGSVYTPMVAHQGEEARQRRAKMVPLMTEGTAWDVAYAATFLASEESRWVTGIELPVDGGLLATRQWPA, from the coding sequence ATGGCCGCAAACCGCATGAAAGACAAAGTCGCCATCGTCACCGGCGCAGCACCCCGGGGCGACGGGCTCGGCAACGGCATGGCGTGCGCGCTGATGTTCGCGGCCGAGGGCGCGAAGGTGGTGCTCGTCAACCGCAAGCGCGAAAAGGCCGAGGCCCTGGCCGAGCGCATCAAGGCCGAGGGCGGCGAGGCGCATGTCATCGCCTGCGACGTGACGCAGGAAGCCCAGGTCCAGGCCATGGTGGCCGAGACCATGGACCGTTATGGCCGGGTCGACGTGCTGCACAACAATGCCGGCATCGGCGGTGGCGGGCCGCTGGAAAAGACCGACCTGGCCGGCTGGCACAAGGTGATCGGCCTGAACATGACCGGCGTCATGCTCTGCTGCCAGGCGGCGGTGCCGGCGATGCGGGCCGGCGGGCGCGGCGGCTCGATCATCAACGTCTCGTCGATTGCCGGCGCGACCGGGCTGCTGCGGGAGTCGGGCGGGGCGCTCTCCTACACCGCCACCAAGGCCGGGCTGCACGGCATCACCATGTCGATCGCCGCGGACTACGCCAAGGAGCAGATCCGCTGCAACACGCTGGTGGTGGGCTCGGTCTACACGCCGATGGTGGCGCACCAGGGCGAGGAGGCACGGCAGCGCCGGGCGAAAATGGTGCCGCTGATGACCGAGGGCACCGCCTGGGATGTCGCCTATGCCGCCACCTTCCTCGCCAGCGAGGAGTCGCGCTGGGTCACCGGCATCGAACTGCCGGTGGACGGCGGCCTGCTCGCGACGCGGCAGTGGCCGGCCTAG
- a CDS encoding enoyl-CoA hydratase/isomerase family protein — translation MAIHLDRRGAHVALITLDNQPKRNAASRADFAELGRIWDELAADDTCRAIVLTGAGDKAFCAGADLSGDLTAGEEMSRLVHKGLQKYTIYRKPVIAAVNGDCIAGGIELMLASDIRLAAPHARFGVTEVKWGVYPFGGATTKLQAQIGYVHAMELLMTGKLIPAEEAARINLINRVVPADSLLDECLALAETIAGNSPAAVQAVKEQYSTSAYLRDIGKEPLEQSLGDRVRQSPDFTEGVAAFLGKRKPNY, via the coding sequence ATGGCCATTCATCTGGACCGCCGCGGCGCACACGTCGCCCTCATCACCCTGGACAACCAGCCGAAGCGCAACGCCGCCAGCCGGGCGGACTTTGCCGAGCTCGGCCGCATCTGGGACGAACTGGCGGCGGACGACACCTGCCGCGCCATCGTGCTGACCGGGGCGGGCGACAAGGCGTTCTGCGCCGGCGCCGACCTCTCCGGCGACCTGACGGCGGGCGAGGAGATGTCCCGCCTCGTGCACAAGGGGCTGCAGAAATACACGATCTACCGCAAGCCGGTGATCGCGGCGGTGAACGGCGACTGCATCGCCGGCGGCATCGAACTGATGCTGGCGAGCGACATCCGCCTGGCGGCACCGCACGCCCGTTTCGGCGTGACCGAGGTGAAATGGGGCGTCTATCCCTTCGGCGGGGCGACGACGAAATTGCAGGCGCAGATCGGCTATGTGCACGCCATGGAACTGCTGATGACCGGCAAGCTGATCCCGGCGGAGGAAGCGGCGCGCATCAACCTGATCAACCGGGTGGTGCCGGCGGACAGCCTGCTGGACGAGTGTCTGGCGCTGGCCGAGACCATTGCCGGCAACTCGCCGGCGGCGGTGCAGGCGGTTAAGGAGCAGTATTCCACCAGCGCCTATCTGCGTGACATCGGCAAGGAGCCGCTGGAACAGTCGCTCGGCGACCGGGTGCGGCAGAGCCCGGATTTCACCGAGGGGGTGGCGGCGTTCCTCGGCAAGCGCAAGCCGAATTACTGA
- a CDS encoding NADPH:quinone oxidoreductase family protein — protein MRALICREWGPVESLELADVPAPVPGPEQVLLTVAASSANFADSIMVAGNYQTKPAFPFAPGLEASGTVAAVGERVTRFKPGDRVMAILAHGGFAEQVLADEVETYPLFDGMDFAQGAIFPVAYISADVALRWQGRVEAGETVIVLGAAGGSGLAAVEIAKAMGARVIACASSDERLEICRTHGADHTVNYATGSLKEGVMAATGGRGADVCFDPVGGKLFDEALSSLDWGGRFVHFGFVGGVPKIPANRLLVKHRTAAGSSLRYFRWHKPELLARSVRALEAYWLDGRLKPIVTHTLPLERGVEALQLLTGRKAAGKVVVEVQKPGA, from the coding sequence ATGCGCGCCTTGATTTGCCGCGAATGGGGGCCGGTGGAAAGCCTGGAGCTTGCCGACGTGCCCGCGCCCGTGCCCGGCCCGGAGCAGGTTTTGCTGACGGTTGCCGCGTCCTCTGCCAATTTCGCCGACAGCATCATGGTCGCCGGCAACTACCAGACCAAGCCGGCCTTCCCGTTCGCGCCGGGGCTGGAGGCTTCCGGCACGGTCGCGGCGGTGGGCGAGCGCGTGACCAGGTTCAAGCCGGGCGACAGGGTGATGGCGATTCTGGCCCATGGCGGCTTTGCCGAGCAGGTGCTGGCGGACGAGGTCGAGACCTACCCGCTGTTCGACGGCATGGACTTCGCCCAGGGCGCGATCTTCCCGGTCGCCTACATCTCCGCCGACGTGGCGTTGCGCTGGCAGGGCCGGGTCGAGGCCGGGGAGACGGTGATCGTGCTGGGCGCGGCCGGCGGCTCCGGCCTGGCGGCGGTGGAGATCGCCAAGGCCATGGGCGCGCGCGTCATCGCCTGCGCCTCCTCCGATGAGCGCCTGGAAATCTGCCGGACGCACGGGGCGGATCATACGGTGAACTACGCCACCGGCTCGCTGAAAGAGGGCGTGATGGCGGCGACGGGCGGCCGCGGCGCGGATGTCTGCTTCGACCCCGTGGGCGGCAAGCTCTTCGACGAGGCGCTGTCGTCGCTCGACTGGGGCGGGCGCTTCGTGCATTTCGGCTTTGTCGGCGGCGTGCCGAAAATCCCGGCGAACCGGCTGCTGGTGAAGCACCGCACGGCGGCGGGGTCCAGCCTGCGCTATTTCCGCTGGCACAAGCCGGAACTGCTGGCGCGCAGCGTCAGGGCGCTGGAGGCGTACTGGCTCGACGGCCGGCTGAAGCCCATCGTCACCCACACCCTGCCGCTGGAACGCGGCGTGGAGGCGCTGCAATTGCTGACCGGGCGCAAGGCCGCCGGCAAGGTGGTGGTCGAAGTGCAGAAGCCGGGAGCCTGA
- a CDS encoding glutathione S-transferase N-terminal domain-containing protein gives MLKYYYNLGPNPMKVTLFLEESGLPYEAIPIDGRKGDQHTPEYKAINPNSKAPAIVDDGVRVFDSNAILLYLAKKTGQFTGPAAQEPEMLSWLMFVATGIGPYSGQSVHFRHHAPEKLDYAINRYMFEARRHYGILDTHLADKAFMLGDDYSLVDMAVWGWARLLPVVLGDDALPAMPNLKRLMDWINARPAAARAEAIKERHAFKADMDEASRKNMFPSNYQKS, from the coding sequence ATGCTGAAATACTATTACAATCTCGGCCCGAACCCGATGAAGGTCACGCTGTTCCTGGAAGAATCCGGCCTGCCCTACGAGGCCATCCCCATCGACGGCCGCAAGGGCGACCAGCACACGCCCGAATACAAGGCCATCAACCCGAATTCCAAGGCCCCGGCCATCGTCGACGACGGCGTCCGCGTGTTCGATTCCAACGCCATCCTGCTTTATCTCGCCAAAAAGACCGGCCAGTTCACGGGACCGGCAGCGCAGGAGCCGGAAATGCTGTCCTGGCTGATGTTCGTCGCCACCGGCATCGGCCCCTATAGCGGCCAGTCCGTCCATTTCCGCCACCACGCGCCGGAAAAGCTGGACTACGCCATCAACCGCTACATGTTCGAGGCGCGGCGCCATTACGGCATTCTCGACACGCACCTGGCCGACAAGGCCTTCATGCTGGGCGACGACTACAGCCTTGTCGACATGGCGGTCTGGGGCTGGGCGCGGCTGCTGCCGGTGGTGCTCGGCGACGACGCCCTGCCCGCCATGCCGAACCTGAAGCGCCTGATGGACTGGATCAACGCCCGCCCCGCCGCCGCCCGCGCCGAGGCGATCAAGGAGCGTCACGCCTTCAAGGCCGACATGGACGAGGCGTCGCGCAAGAACATGTTCCCGTCCAACTATCAGAAATCCTGA
- a CDS encoding acyl-CoA dehydrogenase family protein, with the protein MTAIAFAIPDDLQQVARSVEAFCRAEVIGRHEKHHDVLNDPRNTFRADGRLSDEAIAQIRAVRQASAKAGFFNVSVPESLGGAGLGMIAYYTLIEQVYRLCGPHHWLCDFVISHWAFGPSAVLTAITDAARERVLPDMMAGRTMLCFGMSEPGAGSDAAMLQTRAVPTDKGWKITGRKIWTTHIPIADYVIVFAQTDPERAAKKQGGISAFLVPTSAPGIQVESIIRMHGHIGGYEGITVFDEVEVEPWQLVGTLHDGFRIGLLGVSMGRIYNAARAVGLARWALEMAIDYAQQRQAFGHAIAEYQGVSFPLANAATEVHAAHLMGLNVALLLDRGERAIKELSMAKAYSVQVAARAIDQAIQTHGAMGFTNELGLHEAYARVRQANVADGTNEILARTIAQRLFKGDLDL; encoded by the coding sequence ATGACCGCCATCGCCTTTGCCATTCCCGACGACCTGCAACAGGTTGCCCGCTCCGTCGAAGCCTTCTGCCGCGCCGAGGTGATCGGCCGGCACGAGAAGCACCACGACGTGCTGAACGACCCGCGCAACACCTTCCGCGCCGATGGCCGCCTCAGCGACGAGGCCATCGCCCAGATCCGCGCCGTGCGCCAGGCGTCCGCCAAGGCCGGGTTTTTCAACGTCTCCGTGCCGGAGTCGCTGGGCGGCGCCGGCCTCGGCATGATCGCCTATTACACGCTGATCGAGCAGGTCTACCGCCTTTGCGGCCCGCACCACTGGCTCTGCGATTTCGTGATCTCGCACTGGGCGTTCGGCCCCAGCGCCGTGCTCACCGCCATCACCGACGCAGCGCGCGAGCGCGTGCTGCCGGACATGATGGCCGGCCGCACCATGCTCTGCTTCGGCATGTCCGAGCCCGGCGCCGGATCCGACGCCGCCATGCTCCAGACCCGCGCCGTGCCGACCGACAAGGGCTGGAAGATCACCGGCCGCAAGATCTGGACCACGCACATCCCGATTGCCGACTATGTCATCGTCTTCGCCCAGACCGACCCGGAGCGGGCGGCGAAGAAGCAAGGCGGCATCAGCGCCTTTCTCGTGCCGACCTCGGCCCCCGGCATCCAGGTGGAAAGCATCATCCGCATGCACGGCCATATCGGCGGCTATGAGGGCATCACCGTGTTCGACGAGGTCGAGGTGGAGCCGTGGCAGCTGGTCGGCACGCTGCACGACGGTTTCAGGATCGGCCTGCTCGGCGTTTCCATGGGTCGCATCTACAACGCCGCCCGCGCCGTCGGCCTCGCCCGCTGGGCGCTGGAAATGGCCATCGACTACGCGCAGCAGCGCCAGGCGTTCGGCCACGCCATCGCCGAATACCAGGGCGTCAGCTTCCCGCTCGCCAATGCGGCGACCGAGGTGCACGCCGCCCACCTGATGGGCCTGAACGTCGCCCTGCTGCTGGACCGCGGCGAGCGCGCGATCAAGGAGCTTTCCATGGCCAAGGCCTATTCGGTGCAGGTGGCCGCCCGGGCCATCGACCAGGCGATCCAGACGCACGGCGCCATGGGCTTCACCAACGAGTTGGGCCTGCACGAGGCCTATGCGCGCGTGCGCCAGGCCAATGTCGCCGACGGCACCAACGAAATCCTGGCCCGCACCATCGCCCAGCGCCTGTTCAAGGGCGACCTGGACCTGTAG
- a CDS encoding phytanoyl-CoA dioxygenase family protein — MNDVTALRYGDQDAAMQRYLREGEARAMALGNRGPVRYGADGKLHKDILDSYWQNGFYVFEGVLGTDELADIEADFKAILDRLPTEQGAPVDRHGRPALAHDCTAPTLFWSKPLADPFGGTDLANGRHPVKMYEPQAAADAPKEVVYLMLGSLQFSDALLRTYGHPDVLGIAASINGDDFVPFTDALFIKEPGKGASVAWHQDGVTHWDSPDWDEGTHGFNMMAQLYGCTAANGVWVVPGTHKQGKVDIKALVETAGSERLPDAVPIIAAPGDVAVTNRQALHGSFANTSKDWRVTVNMGFHRLKSVLGVHGGGLHAAPRIYDEAHIRERSRVIGYAIDARRQRYPHETPFVYKPFAEQGLAHRWDDAARATMHDYNLLDMSI, encoded by the coding sequence ATGAACGATGTCACCGCACTCCGTTACGGCGACCAGGACGCCGCCATGCAGCGCTACCTGCGCGAGGGCGAGGCGCGAGCCATGGCCCTCGGCAATCGCGGGCCGGTCCGGTACGGCGCCGACGGCAAGTTGCACAAGGATATCCTCGATTCCTATTGGCAGAACGGCTTCTACGTGTTCGAGGGCGTGCTGGGCACGGACGAACTCGCCGACATCGAGGCGGACTTCAAGGCCATTCTCGACCGGCTGCCAACCGAACAGGGCGCGCCGGTCGACCGGCACGGCCGCCCGGCCCTGGCCCATGACTGCACGGCACCGACCCTGTTCTGGTCGAAGCCGCTGGCCGACCCGTTCGGCGGCACCGACCTCGCCAACGGCCGCCACCCGGTCAAGATGTACGAACCCCAGGCCGCCGCCGACGCGCCGAAGGAAGTGGTCTATCTGATGCTCGGCTCGCTCCAGTTCTCGGACGCGTTGCTGCGCACCTACGGCCATCCGGACGTGCTGGGCATCGCCGCCTCCATCAATGGCGACGACTTCGTGCCCTTCACCGACGCCCTGTTCATCAAGGAACCGGGCAAGGGCGCCTCGGTCGCCTGGCACCAGGACGGCGTCACCCACTGGGATTCGCCCGACTGGGACGAGGGCACGCACGGCTTCAACATGATGGCGCAGCTCTATGGCTGCACTGCCGCCAACGGCGTCTGGGTGGTGCCGGGCACGCACAAACAGGGCAAGGTTGACATCAAGGCGCTGGTCGAGACGGCCGGCAGCGAGCGCCTGCCGGACGCCGTGCCGATCATCGCCGCCCCCGGCGACGTCGCCGTGACGAACCGACAGGCGCTGCACGGCTCCTTCGCCAACACGTCGAAGGACTGGCGCGTGACGGTCAATATGGGCTTCCATCGGCTGAAGTCGGTGCTGGGCGTCCATGGCGGCGGCCTGCACGCAGCGCCGCGCATCTATGACGAGGCCCATATCCGCGAGCGCAGCCGCGTCATCGGCTATGCCATCGACGCCCGCCGTCAGCGCTATCCGCACGAAACGCCCTTCGTCTACAAGCCCTTCGCCGAGCAGGGCCTCGCCCACCGCTGGGACGACGCCGCCCGCGCCACCATGCACGACTACAACCTGCTGGACATGAGCATTTAG
- the pstS gene encoding phosphate ABC transporter substrate-binding protein PstS: MTPRRVGRSHQHGVSLLKFSNLKGAIAAAGFALVASLSTASAADISGAGATFPYPIYAKWADAYKKATGIGLNYQSIGSGGGIKQIKAKTVTFGASDAPLSGKDLEKYGLVQFPMVMGGIVPVINVDGIAAGALTLDGKTLADIFLGKIGKWNDAAIQALNPDAKLPNQAIAVVHRSDGSGTTFNFTYYLSDVSADWKSEVGTEKAVQWPVGIGAKGNEGVANNVANTKGSIGYVEYAYALQNGLPYAKMMNKAGKVVAPTAEAFAAAAASADWASKPGYGVILANQPGDASWPMTAGTWILVYAQPKDADATREALKFFDWSYKSGAGMADELHYVAMPESVVKQVEQTWSSEIKDAKGMSVYQMTN, from the coding sequence ATGACACCAAGACGAGTTGGTCGTTCACACCAGCACGGAGTAAGTCTCTTGAAGTTCTCGAACCTGAAAGGCGCGATTGCGGCAGCCGGCTTTGCCCTGGTCGCTTCGCTTTCCACCGCAAGCGCGGCCGACATTTCCGGCGCCGGTGCGACATTCCCGTATCCGATCTATGCCAAGTGGGCCGACGCCTACAAGAAAGCGACCGGCATCGGCCTGAACTATCAGTCGATCGGCTCCGGCGGCGGCATCAAGCAGATCAAGGCCAAGACCGTCACCTTCGGCGCCTCGGACGCGCCGCTGTCGGGCAAGGACCTGGAAAAATACGGCCTGGTCCAGTTTCCCATGGTGATGGGCGGCATCGTGCCGGTCATCAATGTCGACGGCATCGCCGCCGGCGCGCTGACGCTGGACGGCAAGACCCTGGCCGACATCTTCCTCGGCAAGATCGGCAAGTGGAACGATGCGGCGATCCAGGCGCTGAACCCCGACGCGAAGCTGCCGAACCAGGCCATCGCCGTCGTGCACCGCTCCGACGGATCGGGCACCACCTTCAACTTCACCTACTATCTGTCGGACGTCAGCGCCGACTGGAAGAGCGAAGTCGGCACCGAAAAGGCCGTGCAATGGCCGGTCGGCATCGGTGCCAAGGGGAATGAGGGCGTGGCCAACAACGTCGCCAACACCAAGGGCTCCATCGGCTATGTCGAGTATGCCTATGCCCTCCAGAATGGCCTTCCCTACGCCAAGATGATGAACAAGGCCGGCAAGGTCGTTGCCCCGACCGCCGAAGCGTTTGCGGCGGCCGCGGCGAGTGCCGACTGGGCCTCGAAGCCGGGCTATGGCGTCATCCTCGCCAACCAGCCGGGCGATGCGTCCTGGCCGATGACCGCCGGCACCTGGATCCTGGTCTATGCCCAGCCGAAGGACGCGGACGCGACCCGCGAGGCGCTGAAATTCTTCGACTGGTCGTACAAGAGCGGCGCGGGAATGGCCGACGAACTGCACTATGTGGCGATGCCCGAGAGCGTCGTGAAGCAGGTCGAGCAGACCTGGTCGAGCGAGATCAAGGACGCCAAGGGCATGTCCGTCTACCAAATGACGAACTAG